From a single Triplophysa rosa linkage group LG1, Trosa_1v2, whole genome shotgun sequence genomic region:
- the slc25a22b gene encoding mitochondrial glutamate carrier 1 yields MADKQISLSAKLINGGIAGLIGVTCVFPIDLAKTRLQNQRNGSRIYTSMSDCLLKTIRSEGLFGIYRGAAVNLTLVTPEKAIKLAANDFFRHQLSKDGQTLTLVREMLAGGGAGTCQVIVTTPMEMLKIQMQDAGRIEAQRKLIGQRCGGGGVKVSLVQVKSLTALQLSRDLLKDKGIAGLYKGLGATLLRDVPFSIIYFPLFANLNSLGSRNADGSAPFYISFLSGCLAGCTAAVAVNPVDVIKTRLQSMTRGSQEDMYSGVKDCISKILRSEGPAAFLKGAYCRALVIAPLFGIAQVVYFLGAGEFVLSLLPVQKH; encoded by the exons ATGGCTGACAAGCAGATCAG TCTGTCGGCCAAACTCATCAACGGAGGTATAGCCGGATTGATCGGCGTTACTTGCGTGTTTCCTATTGACCTGGCAAAAACACGCCTCCAAAACCAGCGAAACGGATCTCGCATCTACACTAGCAT GTCTGACTGCCTCTTAAAAACCATCCGATCAGAAGGGTTATTTGGAATCTATAGAG GCGCTGCGGTTAATCTGACGCTGGTAACCCCAGAAAAGGCCATCAAGCTTGCCGCCAATGACTTTTTTAGACATCAGCTCTCCAAAGATGG gCAGACGTTGACTCTGGTTAGAGAAATGTTAGCTGGAGGCGGGGCGGGTACCTGCCAG GTGATCGTAACGACTCCTATGGAGATGCTAAAGATCCAGATGCAAGATGCCGGCAGAATAG AGGCCCAGAGGAAGCTGATTGGCCAGCGGTGCGGAGGAGGCGGGGTCAAAGTCAGCCTCGTTCAGGTGAAATCTCTCACCGCCCTCCAGCTCTCTAGAGATCTGCTGAAGGACAAAGGCATCGCTGGTCTATATAAGGGACTGGGGGCCACTCTGTTAAG ggATGTGCCCTTTTCCATCATTTACTTCCCACTGTTTGCTAACCTGAACAGCCTGGGCAGCAGGAACGCTGATGGTTCGGCTCCGTTCTACATCTCATTCCTGTCCGGCTGTCTCGCAGGCTGCACTGCCGCTGTTGCTGTCAACCCTGTGGACG TGATAAAGACCAGGCTTCAGTCTATGACCCGTGGATCTCAAGAAGACATGTACAGTGGAGTAAAAGACTGTATCAg TAAGATTCTTCGTAGCGAGGGTCCCGCTGCGTTCCTGAAGGGGGCGTACTGTCGCGCACTGGTCATCGCTCCACTTTTCGGCATCGCTCAGGTGGTTTACTTCCTCGGAGCTGGTGAATTTGTTCTCAGCCTTCTGCCGGTACAGAAACACTGA